A genome region from Gouania willdenowi chromosome 9, fGouWil2.1, whole genome shotgun sequence includes the following:
- the ccl27a gene encoding C-C motif chemokine 27a: MDVKLVFVMVGVWALCFTSTDAGIPKCCLTARTDIPLPVLLRVQRWTIQPNTGACDIAALILHVRNLKKPICAHPKIKAMLTKIQRKMKRNAQRMNH, encoded by the exons ATGGACGTGAAACTTGTGTTTGTGATGGTTGGTGTGTGGGCTTTGTGCTTCACCTCCACTGATG CTGGAATCCCAAAATGCTGCCTGACGGCGAGGACGGACATCCCACTTCCTGTTCTGCTGAGGGTCCAGAGATGGACCATACAACCAAACACTGGAGCCTGTGACATTGCTGCACTGAT ACTGCATGTGAGGAATCTGAAGAAGCCCATTTGTGCTCATCCAAAGATAAAGGCAATGCTGACAAAAATCCAAAGGAAAATGAAAAGGAACGCACAGAGAATGAATCACTGA